Proteins encoded in a region of the Nicotiana tomentosiformis chromosome 9, ASM39032v3, whole genome shotgun sequence genome:
- the LOC104092022 gene encoding uncharacterized protein encodes MNDHNKQDHLTAPTILPVKRRRGRPRKDGGLAKRVMLQTPRTPATENSNKIQQHAEMSQKDSTSENMLGQIVSGVIDGCFDAGYFLSIKIGNSANTFRGLVFVPGRFSPITAANDIAPQVKMYHRSQGINLQNQDIGIDKPNHLKKQLNVYIGQDLPSEPMPNATLVPTNQHANPDQTLKTQSQSIPILENLRMVEQDEVMQVFEVVNQSESPELNAEQGKFVVSESILEPKASEETSKECENQLMDSIIQPGTLVYTNLNSSNESIQHNNVVDKSQEMDLDHQQQVESEVEKNKSNLGISLQPKELVQCELKKLHFISQELPIVNPEIQSKELSQTGQGNQDFQPHQNPPFTELNSVAQESLAAESKVHSSNPIHNELKSSSFELHYVDDMPQAVESVQRKPNPDRDQVLVTDDNQVLPQESISESTDFMMEKQSVTNIKELQQSTHIGTEVKATGNQESSHERN; translated from the coding sequence ATGAATGATCATAATAAACAAGATCACCTCACTGCTCCAACAATTCTTCCAGTAAAGCGAAGGCGTGGTCGTCCTCGAAAAGATGGAGGTCTTGCTAAAAGAGTAATGCTGCAAACTCCAAGAACACCAGCAACTGAAAACAGTAACAAAATTCAACAACATGCTGAAATGAGCCAAAAAGATAGCACTAGTGAAAACATGCTGGGGCAAATAGTTTCTGGTGTTATTGATGGTTGTTTTGATGCAGGCTATTTCCTTTCTATAAAAATTGGTAACAGTGCCAACACATTCCGCGGATTAGTCTTTGTGCCGGGGCGATTTTCTCCCATTACAGCAGCAAATGACATTGCCCCACAAGTTAAAATGTATCATAGAAGTCAAGGTATAAACCTTCAAAATCAAGACATTGGTATTGATAAGCCTAATCATCTTAAGAAGCAGTTGAATGTGTATATAGGACAAGATTTACCTTCTGAGCCAATGCCAAATGCTACATTAGTACCTACTAATCAACATGCTAATCCAGATCAAACACTCAAAACTCAATCCCAATCTATACCTATATTGGAAAACCTTAGAATGGTTGAACAGGATGAGGTAATGCAAGTATTTGAAGTCGTGAATCAATCAGAAAGTCCCGAGTTAAATGCAGAACAAGGTAAATTTGTAGTTTCAGAATCCATATTGGAACCAAAAGCTAGTGAGGAAACTAGCAAAGAGTGTGAAAATCAACTAATGGACTCAATAATTCAGCCTGGTACTCTGGTTTATACTAATCTCAACAGCTCAAACGAATCGATTCAACATAATAATGTTGTCGATAAGTCTCAAGAAATGGATTTAGATCATCAACAGCAGGTTGAATCTGAAGTGGAGAAGAACAAGTCCAATCTTGGAATTTCACTTCAGCCAAAAGAGTTGGTTCAGTGTGAACTAAAGAAACTCCACTTCATTTCTCAAGAACTTCCTATAGTTAATCCAGAGATTCAGTCAAAAGAGTTGTCACAAACTGGACAAGGAAATCAAGATTTTCAACCCCACCAAAATCCTCCATTTACTGAACTTAACTCTGTTGCCCAAGAATCACTAGCAGCAGAAAGTAAAGTCCATTCAAGTAATCCAATCCACAATGAACTGAAAAGTTCATCTTTTGAACTAcactatgttgatgacatgcctCAAGCTGTTGAATCTGTACAAAGGAAACCAAATCCTGATCGCGACCAAGTTCTGGTTACTGATGACAATCAAGTTCTGCCTCAAGAATCAATCAGTGAATCGACGGACTTTATGATGGAAAAGCAAAGTGTTACAAATATCAAGGAACTACAACAAAGTACTCATATTGGAACTGAAGTTAAGGCTACAGGAAATCAAGAATCATCGCATGAAAGGAACTGA
- the LOC104092021 gene encoding polyadenylate-binding protein RBP45-like: protein MQPANSMIPQPMAAAPPQQYQQQQPPQQWMAQQQQPTSYQVPPQQSGYYYQQQQQPQQTQYNAAAQPTSADELRSLWIGDLQFWMDEQYIHNCFAHTGEVVSVKVIRNKQTGQSEGYGFIEFISHAAAEKNLQAYNGTLMPNIEQPFRLNWASPGSGEKRSDTGPEYSIFVGDLAADVTDYMLQETFRASYPSVKGAKVVTDRVTGRTKGYGFVKFGDESEQLRAMTEMNGKFCSTRPMRIGPAANKNSVAGQVQASYQSTNGTQNEDDPTNTTIFVGNLDSDVTDDHLRQVFGHYGQLLHVKIPVGKRCGFVQFADRSCAEEALRVLNGTQLGGQSIRLSWGRSPSNKQVVQPQADPNQWNGGGYYGYTAGYDAAAAYGYAQPAQDPNLYYAGYAGYGNYPPQQQQQQ, encoded by the exons ATGCAACCAGCAAATTCCATGATTCCACAACCAATGGCGGCGGCTCCGCCACAACAGTACCAACAACAGCAGCCACCACAACAGTGGATGGCACAGCAGCAGCAGCCGACGTCGTACCAGGTTCCGCCGCAGCAATCTGGCTATTATtaccagcaacaacaacaaccacaacaaacTCAGTACAACGCGGCGGCTCAACCGACCAGTGCTGATGAACTTCGGAGCCTGTGGATCGGAGATCTACAGTTTTGGATGGATGAACAGTACATCCATAACTGCTTCGCTCATACTGGAGAG GTGGTCTCTGTTAAAGTTATCCGCAACAAGCAAACTGGACAATCAGAGGGTTATGGATTTATTGAGTTTATTAGTCACGCGGCTGCAGAAAAGAACCTACAAGCATATAATGGCACCTTGATGCCTAATATTGAGCAACCCTTTAGGCTCAACTGGGCATCTCCTGGTTCGGGTGAAAAACGTTCAGATACTGGTCCTGAATACTCGATTTTTGTTGGAGACTTGGCAGCTGATGTTACTGATTATATGCTTCAGGAGACCTTCAGGGCCAGCTACCCCTCAGTCAAGGGTGCCAAGGTTGTGACTGATAGGGTTACTGGGCGCACAAAGGGTTATGGGTTTGTTAAATTCGGGGATGAAAGTGAGCAATTGCGTGCTATGACTGAGATGAATGGGAAGTTCTGCTCCACTAGGCCAATGCGGATAGGTCCTGCAGCTAACAAGAATAGTGTAGCTGGTCAGGTGCAAG CTTCTTATCAAAGTACCAATGGAACTCAAAACGAGGATGACCCTACTAATACAACT ATATTTGTCGGGAATTTGGATTCCGATGTAACGGATGACCATCTAAGGCAGGTTTTTGGACATTATGGACAGCTGCTTCATGTGAAAATACCAGTAGGCAAACGTTGTGGTTTTGTTCAATTTGCTGACAG AAGTTGTGCTGAGGAAGCTCTACGAGTACTGAATGGAACCCAGCTGGGTGGACAAAGTATCCGCCTTTCATGGGGTCGTAGTCCTTCCAACAAGCAG GTTGTGCAGCCTCAGGCTGACCCAAACCAGTGGAATGGTGGTGGTTATTATGGGTATACAGCTGGATATGATGCCGCCGCCGCCTATGGTTATGCTCAACCTGCTCAGGATCCAAATCTCTATTATGCAGGCTATGCTGGGTATGGAAATTACCCTCcacaacagcagcaacaacag TGA